In a genomic window of Thiolapillus brandeum:
- a CDS encoding outer membrane protein assembly factor BamE: MRKLLISVALTASLTGCSSIDIDKDTWDLFGNVIPKSLEKLPFVYRPQIIQGNLIVQDNVNELKPGMHKKQVELVMGTALLQDVFHDNRWDYYYGMGIGTIELEKRLTLYFENDKLVRIVGDYQPLPPLKGEGAPKNPKALISVPDWQPAPSSLFEKAISTVGLGEKAEAAMKEEAEKQADAQQGDMEAMPKGDSPSGSE; the protein is encoded by the coding sequence ATGCGTAAGCTTCTCATTTCTGTTGCCCTGACTGCAAGCCTTACGGGGTGCAGTAGTATCGATATCGATAAGGATACCTGGGATCTTTTCGGCAATGTCATACCCAAGTCATTGGAAAAACTGCCTTTTGTGTACCGTCCACAGATCATCCAGGGCAATCTCATTGTTCAGGACAATGTCAATGAACTCAAACCCGGCATGCACAAGAAGCAAGTGGAACTGGTCATGGGAACAGCTTTGCTCCAGGATGTGTTTCACGACAACCGCTGGGATTACTACTATGGCATGGGCATTGGTACCATTGAACTGGAAAAGCGCCTAACCCTGTATTTCGAGAACGACAAACTGGTGCGCATCGTCGGTGACTATCAGCCTTTACCCCCGTTGAAAGGAGAAGGGGCACCCAAGAATCCCAAGGCGCTCATCAGCGTACCCGATTGGCAACCCGCACCCAGCAGCCTGTTTGAAAAAGCCATAAGCACCGTCGGCCTGGGAGAAAAAGCCGAAGCGGCCATGAAGGAAGAGGCTGAAAAGCAAGCAGATGCCCAACAAGGGGATATGGAAGCCATGCCCAAAGGAGATTCTCCCTCCGGCTCCGAATAG
- the lptG gene encoding LPS export ABC transporter permease LptG: MRRIDRYIAVTVIKATLMTLLVLTVLAFVLTLVDEMEDMGKGNYGTLDAMIVAACSVPRFIYQAFPVSALIGALLGIGGMVSAGELVAMRAAGMTSGQIVVAVLKGGMLLMLLVVVIGDGIGPALEQYGHQYRLEKQKKQITFSSRNGFWAKDGDTMINIRRVTPEGRLQDVSIYRFSESGDLSNIIRAVVGEYRDQRWVLGQVRQTRINDDRLVLERRPWLAWNSVVDPAVLSAAFIDPIMLPAWQLWEQIQSLKSRQQNALKYEVTFWSKIAVPLTTLAMLILAMPLVMKVGRDASGGQRVLWGAMLGTLLYLFSRGFAFLVLALDLPAVLVMFFPLVLVLVLALWMRRLAL, translated from the coding sequence GTGAGGCGCATCGATCGATATATCGCTGTTACGGTCATCAAGGCCACCCTGATGACCTTGTTGGTGCTTACTGTCCTGGCTTTTGTACTGACCCTGGTGGATGAAATGGAAGACATGGGTAAGGGCAACTATGGCACCCTGGATGCCATGATCGTGGCGGCCTGTTCGGTGCCGCGTTTCATCTACCAGGCATTTCCCGTATCTGCGCTCATCGGTGCTCTGCTTGGAATTGGCGGCATGGTCTCTGCAGGAGAACTGGTAGCGATGCGTGCTGCGGGAATGACTTCGGGGCAGATCGTCGTCGCCGTTCTCAAGGGAGGCATGCTGCTCATGCTGCTGGTGGTGGTGATCGGAGATGGAATAGGCCCTGCTCTGGAGCAGTACGGCCATCAGTATCGCCTGGAAAAGCAGAAGAAACAGATCACTTTCAGTTCCCGAAACGGTTTTTGGGCCAAAGACGGCGATACCATGATCAATATCCGCCGGGTAACGCCGGAAGGCCGGTTACAGGACGTTAGCATCTATCGATTCAGTGAATCCGGTGATCTCAGCAATATAATTCGGGCAGTTGTTGGAGAGTATCGCGATCAACGCTGGGTGCTGGGGCAAGTGCGGCAGACCCGCATCAACGATGACCGCCTCGTGCTTGAGCGGCGGCCATGGCTGGCCTGGAACTCGGTCGTGGATCCTGCCGTACTCAGTGCGGCTTTTATCGACCCCATCATGCTACCGGCCTGGCAGCTTTGGGAGCAGATACAAAGCCTCAAATCCCGTCAACAGAATGCCCTGAAGTATGAGGTGACTTTCTGGAGCAAGATTGCTGTGCCTCTGACAACTCTGGCAATGCTGATTCTGGCTATGCCCCTGGTCATGAAGGTGGGGCGGGACGCCTCCGGGGGACAACGGGTGCTGTGGGGCGCCATGCTGGGAACGCTGCTCTATCTGTTCAGCAGAGGGTTTGCCTTCCTGGTGCTGGCCCTGGATCTTCCTGCGGTACTGGTGATGTTCTTTCCTTTGGTGCTGGTACTGGTGCTGGCGTTGTGGATGCGGCGTCTGGCACTTTGA
- the rsgA gene encoding small ribosomal subunit biogenesis GTPase RsgA → MARRRLTKRQRERIAQVQEERRDRLARQALNASEGEEVHQGRVISRHGQHLLVQAVNGQQYHCLFRQNLGEIVCGDKVLWQPVADDQGVVVSLLPRNTVLSRPDYSGRDKPLAANITRLVVVLAPRPPPTGYLTDQYLIAAELIGVNALITLNKADLLSPDEWQAFQQEFSRYENIGYPVISVSAKKEHGLEPLLEHLKGQTSILVGQSGVGKSSLINAILPHRDEAVGALSETSGLGRHTTSVATLHFLDNGAEIIDSPGVRSFRLGKIDRRELETGFREFSPYLGKCRFSNCRHRNEPGCALIEAVEAGNIHPERLKNFLHMAEQLD, encoded by the coding sequence ATGGCCCGCCGCCGGCTCACCAAGCGACAACGCGAACGCATTGCCCAAGTCCAGGAAGAGCGGCGTGACCGCCTCGCCCGACAGGCATTGAATGCCAGTGAAGGTGAGGAGGTTCACCAGGGACGCGTGATCAGTCGGCATGGCCAGCACCTGCTGGTACAGGCGGTCAACGGCCAGCAGTATCACTGCCTGTTCCGCCAGAATCTCGGAGAAATCGTCTGTGGTGACAAAGTACTATGGCAGCCCGTGGCCGATGACCAGGGCGTGGTGGTATCCCTGCTCCCGAGAAATACCGTATTGTCCCGGCCGGACTACAGCGGCAGAGACAAGCCTCTGGCCGCCAACATTACCCGGCTGGTGGTCGTACTGGCGCCCCGCCCTCCTCCCACGGGTTACCTCACGGATCAATATCTCATCGCCGCTGAACTCATTGGCGTCAACGCCCTCATTACCCTGAACAAGGCCGACCTGCTATCCCCTGACGAGTGGCAAGCATTCCAGCAGGAGTTTTCTCGCTACGAAAACATTGGGTATCCCGTCATTTCCGTAAGCGCCAAAAAAGAACATGGCCTGGAACCCCTGCTGGAGCACCTGAAAGGCCAGACCAGCATTCTGGTCGGTCAATCCGGCGTGGGAAAATCTTCCCTGATCAACGCCATCCTTCCTCATCGGGATGAAGCCGTGGGAGCACTGTCGGAAACCAGCGGCCTGGGACGGCATACGACATCCGTAGCTACCCTGCACTTTCTGGACAATGGCGCAGAAATCATCGACTCCCCGGGTGTGCGCAGCTTTCGTCTCGGGAAAATAGATCGACGGGAGCTGGAAACCGGTTTCCGGGAATTTTCCCCCTACCTGGGAAAATGCCGATTCAGCAACTGCCGGCACCGTAACGAACCCGGGTGCGCCCTGATCGAGGCAGTGGAAGCAGGCAATATTCATCCCGAGCGATTGAAGAACTTTCTGCACATGGCCGAACAGCTCGATTAG
- a CDS encoding Re/Si-specific NAD(P)(+) transhydrogenase subunit alpha: MHIGIPKESLAGEARVAITPEIAKKLGAKGFTLSLEKGAGLAAGYHDDDYQAAGVALVDRASALAAPIVTKVRKPDADEIAAMSDGALFIGHIEICEDDGTLKAMFDRGIRPVAMERIPRISRAQSMDALSSQSNIAGYRAVIEAAARYGRFFPLMMTSAGSAKPARLVVLGAGVAGLQAIATARRLGADVYAYDIRPETREQIESLGAKPIDLDIGEEGSGEGGYARELSEEAKARQQELLADELAKAHVIITTALIPCRPAPVLVSEDVVKRMREGSVIVDLAAANGGNCPLTEADNVVQKHGVTLVGHTNYPSMMAGDASAFYAHNIANLLAIMVEETESGLVFKDFAEDEVTAAALITPEN, from the coding sequence ATGCATATTGGAATACCCAAAGAAAGCCTGGCGGGCGAGGCCCGCGTAGCGATTACTCCTGAGATTGCGAAGAAGCTGGGCGCCAAGGGGTTTACCCTGAGCCTGGAAAAAGGCGCAGGCCTCGCCGCAGGGTATCATGATGATGATTACCAGGCCGCAGGTGTTGCCTTGGTGGATCGTGCCAGCGCCCTGGCCGCCCCCATCGTGACCAAGGTGCGCAAACCCGATGCCGACGAGATTGCCGCCATGAGTGACGGCGCCCTGTTCATCGGTCATATCGAGATCTGTGAAGACGATGGCACACTGAAGGCCATGTTTGATCGAGGTATCCGTCCTGTTGCCATGGAGCGCATCCCCCGTATCTCCCGGGCCCAGTCCATGGATGCCTTGTCATCCCAGAGCAATATTGCCGGTTACCGGGCAGTGATTGAAGCGGCGGCTCGTTATGGGCGTTTCTTTCCCCTGATGATGACCTCGGCCGGTTCTGCCAAGCCTGCCCGGCTGGTAGTGCTCGGAGCGGGGGTCGCCGGCCTGCAGGCCATTGCCACGGCCCGGCGCCTGGGGGCTGATGTCTATGCCTATGATATCCGCCCGGAGACCCGCGAGCAGATCGAATCATTGGGTGCCAAACCCATTGATCTTGATATCGGGGAAGAAGGTTCCGGTGAAGGCGGTTATGCCAGGGAGCTTTCGGAAGAGGCCAAGGCGCGCCAGCAGGAGCTGCTGGCAGATGAACTTGCCAAAGCCCATGTGATCATTACCACGGCCCTGATTCCCTGTCGGCCTGCGCCCGTGCTGGTCAGTGAAGACGTGGTGAAACGCATGCGCGAAGGTTCTGTCATTGTCGATCTGGCGGCTGCCAATGGGGGCAACTGCCCCCTGACCGAAGCCGACAATGTCGTGCAAAAACATGGCGTGACCCTGGTGGGGCACACCAACTATCCCTCCATGATGGCCGGAGATGCCAGTGCCTTTTATGCACACAATATCGCAAACCTCCTCGCCATCATGGTAGAGGAAACGGAGAGCGGTCTGGTGTTCAAGGACTTCGCCGAAGACGAAGTTACCGCTGCCGCCCTGATTACTCCAGAAAACTGA
- a CDS encoding proton-translocating transhydrogenase family protein has protein sequence MPDTLVALYVFVLACFIGYFVIWGVTPSLHTPLVALTNAISGIVIVGALLVTGAESAGTTAEVIGFFAVLLASINVFGGFLVTNRMLAMFKKKDKKQGS, from the coding sequence ATGCCAGACACACTGGTCGCACTTTACGTATTCGTACTGGCCTGCTTTATTGGTTATTTCGTCATCTGGGGCGTCACGCCCTCCCTGCATACGCCGCTGGTTGCCCTGACCAACGCCATTTCCGGCATAGTCATCGTGGGTGCATTGCTGGTTACCGGGGCGGAATCTGCGGGAACCACAGCAGAGGTCATTGGTTTCTTTGCCGTGCTGCTGGCTTCCATCAATGTGTTTGGCGGCTTTCTCGTTACCAACCGGATGCTCGCCATGTTCAAGAAGAAAGACAAGAAGCAGGGGAGCTGA
- a CDS encoding NAD(P)(+) transhydrogenase (Re/Si-specific) subunit beta, giving the protein MEISSNTQALAYLVAAVLFILGLKGLTHPASARKGNFFGMAGMAIAIGATLLGSEVQSYGFIIAGVAAGAVIGSVLAARVQMTAMPQLVAALHSFVGMAAVLVALGTYLNKAQAGLLNPVLMGELSAGIVIGAITFSGSVIAFGKLQGLISGAPVVFKGQHTLNALLGLVTVGLAIVFATTEASWALVLMTILAFVLGFTLIIPIGGADMPVIISMLNSYSGWAAAATGFTLGNNLLIIVGALVGFSGAILSFIMCRAMNRSIINVVFGGFGGDSEAGPSAVAQAAEKGVKAASVEDAIYWMEDANRVIIVPGYGMAVAQAQHALKELMELLEENGVEVKFAIHPVAGRMPGHMNVLLAEADIPYDHVLEMDEINPEFATTDVALVVGANDVTNPAAKTDPSSPIYGMPILDVAKARNIYVIKRSMRPGYSGVENLLYYQDNCSLIFGDAKDVCEGMVTALKGGGH; this is encoded by the coding sequence ATGGAGATCTCATCCAATACCCAGGCCCTGGCCTATCTGGTTGCTGCGGTTTTGTTCATTCTTGGCTTGAAGGGGCTCACCCATCCGGCTTCAGCGCGCAAGGGTAATTTTTTTGGCATGGCGGGCATGGCCATCGCCATTGGCGCCACTTTGCTGGGTAGTGAAGTCCAATCCTATGGCTTCATCATTGCCGGCGTGGCAGCAGGAGCGGTAATCGGATCGGTGCTGGCCGCCAGGGTGCAGATGACAGCCATGCCGCAACTGGTGGCCGCTCTGCATAGTTTTGTTGGTATGGCAGCGGTGCTGGTCGCCCTGGGCACTTACCTGAACAAGGCTCAGGCGGGGCTGCTCAACCCTGTTCTAATGGGCGAGTTGTCCGCGGGCATCGTCATTGGCGCCATTACCTTCTCCGGATCGGTGATTGCCTTTGGCAAGCTTCAGGGGCTGATCTCCGGTGCCCCGGTGGTATTCAAGGGGCAGCACACCCTCAATGCCTTGCTGGGCCTCGTTACTGTGGGATTGGCCATCGTGTTCGCCACCACGGAAGCCTCCTGGGCGCTGGTGCTGATGACCATTCTGGCTTTTGTGCTCGGATTCACCCTGATCATTCCCATCGGTGGCGCCGACATGCCTGTGATCATATCCATGCTCAACAGCTACTCCGGCTGGGCGGCGGCGGCAACGGGCTTTACCCTGGGCAACAATTTGCTGATCATCGTAGGCGCCCTGGTGGGTTTCTCCGGCGCCATCCTGTCCTTTATCATGTGCCGGGCCATGAACCGTTCCATAATCAATGTGGTGTTCGGCGGTTTCGGTGGTGACAGTGAAGCTGGACCCAGCGCCGTGGCTCAGGCGGCGGAGAAGGGTGTAAAGGCAGCTTCCGTGGAGGATGCCATCTACTGGATGGAAGATGCCAACCGCGTCATTATCGTGCCGGGTTACGGTATGGCCGTGGCCCAGGCCCAGCACGCCCTCAAGGAACTCATGGAACTTCTCGAGGAGAACGGAGTTGAGGTGAAGTTTGCGATTCACCCCGTGGCGGGGCGCATGCCCGGCCATATGAATGTGCTTCTGGCCGAAGCTGATATTCCCTATGACCACGTCCTGGAAATGGACGAAATCAATCCTGAGTTCGCGACTACGGATGTCGCCCTGGTGGTGGGTGCCAATGATGTGACCAACCCTGCGGCCAAGACAGACCCCTCCAGCCCCATCTATGGCATGCCGATCCTCGATGTGGCCAAGGCACGCAATATCTACGTGATCAAGCGTTCCATGCGTCCCGGATATTCTGGGGTAGAGAACCTTCTGTACTACCAGGACAACTGTTCCCTGATCTTTGGCGACGCAAAGGATGTCTGTGAAGGTATGGTTACTGCCCTCAAGGGTGGAGGACATTGA
- the orn gene encoding oligoribonuclease — protein sequence MPVSKDNLIWIDLEMTGLDTDNDQIIEIATIITDSELNVLAEGPELAIHQPDEILAGMDEWNTRQHGQSGLTERVRNSNCDAAGAEAQTLAFLREWVPVGASPMCGNSICQDRRFMARLMPELEAYFHYRNLDVSSLKELVNRWAPGLAGGFRKQGSHLAMDDIRDSIAELAYYRENFIRV from the coding sequence ATGCCTGTTTCAAAAGATAACCTGATCTGGATCGATCTCGAAATGACCGGTCTGGATACGGACAATGATCAGATCATCGAGATTGCCACCATCATCACTGATAGTGAACTGAATGTATTGGCTGAAGGACCAGAGCTTGCCATTCATCAGCCGGATGAGATATTGGCGGGCATGGATGAGTGGAACACCCGTCAACACGGCCAGTCCGGATTGACCGAGAGAGTCAGAAACAGCAATTGCGATGCAGCCGGGGCGGAAGCACAGACCCTTGCCTTTTTGCGGGAATGGGTGCCGGTGGGCGCCTCGCCCATGTGTGGCAACAGTATCTGCCAGGATCGTCGTTTCATGGCCCGGCTGATGCCTGAGCTGGAAGCTTACTTTCACTACCGCAACCTGGACGTGAGCAGTCTGAAAGAACTGGTCAATCGCTGGGCGCCGGGACTGGCCGGAGGATTCCGCAAGCAGGGCTCCCACCTGGCCATGGACGACATCCGGGACTCCATTGCCGAACTGGCCTACTATCGTGAAAACTTCATCAGAGTCTGA
- a CDS encoding NAD(+) kinase yields MNPTDSKFQNIGLIAKPGDSRIAPVLEKLRGFLLNMGLSVHLARSAALTLGEKEYLPSKAELARICDLTLVVGGDGSFLNAAREMADQDTPLVGINQGRLGFLVDISPEHMLEALASILQGHYIEDQRFLLEARIGRDKRQLALNDVVLHKWNTARMIEFETRINGRYVDSQRSDGIIISTPTGSTAYALSGGGPLLEPSLDAIALVPICPHHLSNRPIVVHGDSNICIEASGRTDPNHLRVTCDGQFSLTLEEGEHLEVRKYPKPIRLFHPLEHDHFTLLRAKLGWGGRP; encoded by the coding sequence ATGAACCCCACAGACAGTAAATTCCAAAATATCGGCCTCATTGCCAAGCCTGGTGACAGCCGCATTGCCCCGGTTCTGGAAAAGCTGCGCGGCTTCCTCCTGAATATGGGGCTGAGTGTGCATCTTGCAAGAAGCGCGGCTCTGACATTGGGAGAAAAGGAATACCTGCCTTCCAAGGCCGAGTTGGCCCGGATCTGTGATCTGACCCTGGTGGTGGGTGGAGACGGCAGCTTTCTCAACGCCGCCAGGGAAATGGCCGATCAGGACACTCCCCTGGTGGGCATCAACCAGGGACGCCTGGGCTTCCTGGTGGATATTTCTCCCGAGCACATGCTCGAAGCTCTGGCTTCCATCCTCCAGGGACACTATATAGAAGACCAGCGCTTTCTCCTGGAAGCGCGCATCGGCAGGGACAAGCGCCAACTGGCCTTGAATGACGTGGTTCTGCACAAGTGGAACACGGCGCGCATGATTGAATTCGAAACCCGGATCAACGGTCGCTATGTGGACTCCCAGCGCTCGGACGGCATTATCATCTCCACACCCACGGGCTCCACGGCCTATGCCCTGTCCGGAGGTGGCCCCCTCCTGGAACCCAGCCTGGATGCCATTGCCCTGGTGCCGATCTGTCCGCATCACCTGAGCAACCGTCCCATCGTGGTCCATGGGGACAGCAATATCTGCATCGAAGCCAGCGGGCGCACGGACCCCAATCACCTGCGGGTCACCTGCGATGGGCAGTTCAGCCTGACCCTGGAAGAGGGAGAACATCTGGAAGTGCGCAAATACCCCAAACCCATACGTCTGTTCCATCCCCTGGAGCACGATCATTTCACCCTGCTGCGCGCCAAACTGGGCTGGGGCGGCAGGCCCTGA
- the fur gene encoding ferric iron uptake transcriptional regulator, with translation MDQQTIRKAGLKVTLPRMKILEILEENSQRHMTAEDVYKELLARDEEIGLATVYRVLTQFEAAGLAERHHFEGGQAVFELNRGEHHDHIVCLNCGKVEEFMDETIEKCQARIADKHGFNITDHSLILYGECTNPKCPNRPD, from the coding sequence ATGGACCAGCAAACCATTCGCAAGGCGGGCCTCAAGGTCACTTTGCCCAGGATGAAAATTCTGGAGATTCTGGAAGAGAATTCCCAACGGCACATGACGGCCGAGGATGTGTACAAGGAACTCCTGGCCAGGGACGAGGAAATCGGACTGGCAACGGTCTACCGCGTGTTGACCCAGTTCGAGGCAGCCGGACTTGCGGAACGTCATCATTTCGAGGGCGGACAGGCGGTTTTCGAACTCAACCGGGGTGAGCATCACGATCACATCGTCTGCCTCAACTGCGGTAAGGTGGAGGAATTCATGGATGAAACCATTGAGAAATGCCAGGCCAGAATCGCGGACAAGCATGGTTTCAATATTACTGATCACTCCCTGATTCTCTATGGGGAATGCACCAACCCGAAATGCCCGAATCGCCCGGACTAG
- a CDS encoding M48 family metallopeptidase, producing MNLFTWIFLTLLVGGALLEYWLLWRQVNSVRSHRDLVPAAFAERITLAQHQKAADYTLAQIQVERITILFNAVLLLGWTLGGGLEALHDLWQRTGWPELWQGAGLLISVLGISTLLELPISIWRTFGIEERFGFNRSNIRQFLSDQLLQLGLMLVISIPLVASILWLMGQAGSLWWLEAWLVWMLFTLSITWAYPTLIAPLFNKFSPLDEQQLRNRLEALLQRCGFHSRGMFVMDGSKRSAHGNAYFSGFGRNKRIVFFDTLLEQLAPDEIEAVLAHELGHFKHHHVLKGMLLMAVISLLGLALLGWLRQQAWFFAGLGISVQSDAMALSLFLLVIPVFTTVFTPIFSALSRRHEFEADDYAASQASAEALISGLVKMYRDNASTLTPDPLYSAFHHSHPPAAVRIAHLSPKIKR from the coding sequence ATGAACCTGTTTACCTGGATATTTCTGACCCTACTGGTTGGCGGCGCCCTGCTGGAATACTGGTTGCTCTGGCGTCAGGTCAACTCCGTGCGCAGCCACCGTGATCTTGTGCCCGCGGCCTTTGCAGAGCGCATCACCCTGGCACAACACCAGAAAGCCGCTGACTACACCCTGGCGCAAATCCAGGTGGAACGGATCACCATCCTGTTCAACGCCGTCCTGCTGCTGGGATGGACCCTGGGTGGAGGACTGGAAGCGCTCCATGACCTGTGGCAGCGGACGGGGTGGCCCGAGTTATGGCAGGGTGCCGGGCTGCTGATTTCGGTACTTGGGATCTCCACCCTGCTGGAGCTGCCCATCAGCATCTGGCGCACCTTTGGCATCGAAGAACGATTCGGATTCAACCGCAGCAATATTCGCCAGTTCCTCAGTGATCAGTTGTTGCAATTGGGACTGATGCTCGTCATCAGCATTCCCCTGGTGGCCAGCATACTCTGGCTCATGGGCCAGGCTGGCAGCCTGTGGTGGCTGGAAGCCTGGCTGGTATGGATGCTGTTCACCTTGTCTATCACCTGGGCCTATCCAACACTGATTGCCCCTCTGTTCAACAAATTTTCACCTCTGGACGAACAGCAACTGAGAAACCGCCTGGAGGCGCTGTTGCAACGCTGTGGTTTTCACAGCCGGGGGATGTTCGTCATGGATGGCTCAAAGCGCTCCGCTCATGGCAATGCCTATTTCAGTGGTTTCGGCAGAAACAAGCGCATCGTGTTCTTCGATACGCTGCTGGAACAGCTGGCTCCTGACGAAATAGAAGCCGTACTGGCTCATGAGCTGGGACATTTCAAACACCATCATGTGCTCAAGGGCATGTTGCTCATGGCAGTGATTTCACTCCTTGGACTTGCCCTGCTGGGCTGGCTGCGCCAACAGGCCTGGTTCTTTGCCGGACTGGGGATTTCAGTGCAGAGCGACGCCATGGCCCTTTCTCTGTTTCTCCTGGTAATTCCGGTATTTACAACCGTTTTTACCCCTATTTTCTCAGCCCTGTCCCGCAGGCACGAATTTGAAGCAGATGACTACGCTGCTTCCCAGGCAAGTGCCGAGGCGCTCATCAGCGGGCTGGTAAAAATGTACCGGGACAATGCCAGCACCCTGACCCCCGACCCCCTGTATTCGGCGTTTCATCATAGCCACCCGCCTGCCGCAGTGCGGATTGCGCATTTATCTCCTAAAATCAAAAGATAA
- the recN gene encoding DNA repair protein RecN yields the protein MLQHIQIRNLVIVRELFLDLEPGMTALTGETGAGKSILVDALGLALGGKADKSLIRNGCDQAEINAVFDISKHQAVRSWLKEQALDSDDECILRRVLSRQGRSRAFINSRPAPQALLRELGSLLISIHGQHEHQTLMRTSTQRELLDAWAGHAPLLQAMKDHYREYGAARRELEELEHQSRERAQRLDYLQFQIDELEKLNLAKDELDTLESRQKRLAHAEELGQELDSLMQTLFEAEPAVQPALARACVQLETLGRLDAGLIPAAELLESARIQVEEAVSLLREQVADIELDPALLEEIDARLGSIHELARKHHVNARELPGLLEQFHQERNTLNNADHALANLEQQVQELDRRCLEVARELSRSRQRAAVKLAETITASMQELGMQGGTFDVAVKPLAPEEMTANGMDSICFMVSANPGQPLSPLAKTASGGELSRISLSIQVATTSCAEIPTLIFDEVDSGIGGATAETVGRLLRQLGKTNQVLCVTHLPQVASQADHQMNVRKVRVGQQTETTIHALNKAQRIEEIARMLGGVTITDQTRAHAREMIG from the coding sequence ATGCTTCAGCATATCCAGATTCGCAACCTGGTCATCGTCCGTGAACTGTTCCTGGATCTGGAACCGGGAATGACCGCCCTGACCGGGGAAACCGGTGCGGGAAAATCCATCCTCGTGGATGCCCTGGGACTGGCCCTCGGCGGCAAGGCGGACAAAAGCCTGATACGCAACGGCTGTGATCAGGCGGAGATCAACGCGGTTTTCGACATCAGCAAGCACCAGGCTGTCCGGTCCTGGCTGAAAGAACAGGCTCTGGACAGCGACGACGAATGCATTCTGCGCCGGGTGCTGTCACGCCAGGGACGTTCCCGGGCGTTCATCAACAGCCGCCCGGCACCCCAGGCCCTCCTTCGGGAACTGGGCAGCCTGCTGATCAGCATCCACGGGCAGCATGAGCACCAGACCCTGATGCGCACCTCCACCCAACGGGAACTCCTGGACGCCTGGGCGGGACATGCCCCCCTGTTGCAGGCCATGAAAGACCACTACCGGGAGTATGGCGCAGCCCGCCGGGAGTTGGAGGAACTGGAACATCAATCCCGCGAACGCGCCCAGCGCCTGGACTACCTGCAGTTTCAAATCGATGAACTGGAAAAACTGAACCTGGCAAAAGATGAACTGGACACACTGGAAAGCCGCCAAAAACGCCTGGCGCACGCCGAGGAGCTGGGGCAGGAACTGGACAGTCTGATGCAAACCCTGTTCGAGGCAGAACCGGCAGTACAGCCGGCACTGGCCCGGGCCTGTGTGCAGCTGGAGACACTGGGGCGTCTCGATGCTGGCCTGATACCCGCCGCAGAACTCCTGGAAAGTGCCCGCATTCAGGTGGAAGAAGCCGTCAGCCTGTTGCGGGAGCAGGTGGCAGATATCGAGCTCGATCCTGCTTTGCTCGAAGAAATCGATGCCCGTCTGGGCAGCATTCATGAACTGGCGCGCAAGCACCATGTAAACGCCCGCGAACTGCCTGGGCTGCTGGAGCAGTTCCACCAGGAAAGGAACACTCTGAACAATGCGGATCATGCCCTGGCCAACCTGGAGCAACAGGTTCAGGAACTGGACAGGCGTTGCCTCGAAGTGGCCCGTGAACTGTCACGCAGCCGACAACGGGCTGCGGTAAAACTTGCGGAAACCATTACCGCCAGCATGCAGGAACTGGGTATGCAGGGTGGTACATTTGACGTAGCGGTCAAGCCTCTCGCCCCGGAAGAAATGACGGCCAATGGCATGGACAGCATTTGTTTCATGGTCAGTGCCAACCCTGGCCAACCTTTGTCACCCCTGGCGAAAACCGCTTCCGGGGGCGAGCTGTCACGCATCAGCCTGTCGATTCAGGTGGCCACCACCAGCTGTGCCGAGATCCCCACCCTGATCTTCGATGAAGTGGACTCAGGCATCGGCGGCGCTACCGCTGAAACCGTTGGACGGTTACTGCGCCAGTTGGGCAAAACCAATCAGGTTCTGTGCGTCACCCATCTGCCACAAGTCGCTTCCCAGGCCGATCATCAGATGAATGTACGCAAGGTCAGGGTCGGACAACAAACAGAAACCACCATACATGCACTGAACAAGGCACAGCGGATCGAAGAAATCGCCCGAATGCTGGGCGGCGTGACAATCACCGATCAAACCAGGGCACATGCCCGGGAAATGATCGGTTAG